Proteins co-encoded in one Candidatus Eisenbacteria bacterium genomic window:
- a CDS encoding SGNH/GDSL hydrolase family protein, protein MRDKEYAAEKPAETVRLAILGTSYVVGLGVPVDGTFEALAEERMNREKTPETGVRYEILNMGVGGYRMVHRLQAMEEKAFRLDPDAILFTVHETDPANLRDLSDAARKKVTIHYPDLAEMVRQAGVDESTPEAVAERRLKPIGYEITSWTYREVVRKCRGRGIAPFWLFLPTTEEHFPADVYRKLRGFAEEAGFEILDLAGVYEGRDVRSLRLGDWDHHLNAEGHRLVADRLYEALVENGTVFAGGGATSGALPGAREPEE, encoded by the coding sequence ATGAGGGACAAGGAGTACGCTGCGGAGAAGCCCGCGGAAACGGTTCGCTTGGCAATTCTCGGCACGTCGTATGTCGTAGGGCTCGGCGTCCCGGTCGACGGGACGTTCGAGGCTCTCGCCGAAGAGCGGATGAACCGGGAGAAGACGCCCGAGACGGGCGTTCGGTACGAAATCCTCAACATGGGTGTGGGAGGGTATCGCATGGTTCATCGCCTCCAGGCGATGGAGGAGAAGGCATTCCGCCTCGATCCGGACGCGATCCTCTTCACCGTGCACGAGACCGACCCGGCGAACCTCAGGGATCTCTCGGACGCAGCCCGGAAGAAGGTCACGATCCACTATCCTGATTTGGCCGAGATGGTCCGACAAGCGGGTGTGGACGAAAGCACGCCGGAAGCGGTGGCCGAACGGCGCTTGAAGCCGATCGGTTACGAGATTACCTCTTGGACGTACCGCGAGGTCGTGCGGAAGTGCCGGGGGCGCGGAATCGCGCCGTTCTGGCTCTTTCTTCCGACGACCGAGGAGCATTTCCCGGCGGACGTCTATCGGAAGCTCCGCGGTTTCGCGGAGGAAGCCGGCTTCGAGATCCTGGATCTCGCCGGGGTGTACGAAGGCCGCGACGTACGCTCGCTTCGTCTCGGGGACTGGGATCATCACCTGAACGCCGAAGGCCACCGACTCGTCGCCGACCGGCTGTACGAGGCGCTCGTCGAGAACGGGACCGTGTTCGCCGGAGGCGGAGCGACGAGCGGCGCATTGCCGGGGGCGCGAGAACCTGAGGAGTAG
- a CDS encoding acyl carrier protein, which yields MDEGIKRTIKEYILKEFLPGERPDALGDSTPLVSGGILDSIATLKLVAFLEERYEIRLEAHEASAENLNTIEEIARRVQSKKG from the coding sequence GTGGATGAAGGGATCAAGCGAACCATCAAAGAGTACATTCTCAAGGAATTTCTCCCCGGGGAGAGGCCGGACGCGCTCGGCGATTCGACGCCACTCGTGTCGGGCGGGATCCTCGACTCGATCGCCACGCTGAAGCTCGTGGCGTTCCTGGAAGAGCGGTACGAGATCCGGCTCGAGGCGCACGAGGCGAGCGCGGAGAACCTGAACACGATCGAGGAGATCGCACGGCGCGTGCAGTCGAAGAAGGGATAA
- a CDS encoding amino acid adenylation domain-containing protein: MAAGGILHAYLEEAARRFSDRRAVEETDGRSHSYGELAALSDRVRDRLVRWGVRKGDRVGFYTHKSIDAVAMLNGILKAGAAYVPVDPSAPASRNAFVLADCAVRVAAVEEIFAESFRAETAKIGKTVPRLLLLGRVGGGEALREALDREDRTDPAPRAETVRPDPEDLAYILYTSGSTGKPKGVALSHRHAASFVDWCSETFEPRETDRFSSHAPFHFDLSIHDIHVSLKHGAALVLFGEAVGKDPGSLASLIAEKRISIWYSTPSILTLLVQYCGLEKLEVPALRLVLFAGEVFPIKHLRTIKTLWPRPCYANLYGPTETNVCTWYEIPREIPADRTEPYPIGKACSHCRTKVVDPDGKDVPPGNEGELVVAGPAVLSEYWNLPEQTSRAFLVDGSGERWYKTGDLVIEEANGDYAFLGRRDRMVKRRDYRVELGEIEAGLYKHPAIEEAAAIGAEDEESGVRILVFLKCAGSERPSIVELKRFSAENLPRYMIPDEFRFVDVIPKTSTDKIDYQRLKEMKA, translated from the coding sequence ATGGCGGCAGGCGGGATCTTGCACGCGTATCTCGAGGAGGCGGCGAGGCGTTTCTCGGATCGGCGCGCGGTGGAAGAGACGGACGGACGCTCCCATTCTTATGGAGAGCTCGCGGCCCTTTCCGATCGGGTGCGCGACCGTCTGGTCCGCTGGGGAGTCCGTAAGGGGGACCGCGTCGGCTTCTACACGCACAAGTCGATCGACGCGGTCGCGATGCTCAACGGGATTCTGAAAGCGGGGGCGGCGTACGTGCCGGTCGATCCCAGCGCGCCCGCTTCGAGGAACGCGTTCGTCCTCGCCGACTGCGCGGTTCGGGTCGCCGCGGTCGAAGAGATCTTTGCGGAGAGCTTCCGCGCGGAGACGGCGAAGATCGGGAAGACCGTCCCCCGTCTTCTCCTTCTCGGGCGCGTGGGGGGCGGGGAGGCTCTCCGCGAGGCGCTCGATCGCGAGGATCGGACCGACCCCGCGCCCCGGGCCGAGACGGTTCGTCCGGATCCCGAGGACCTCGCCTACATCCTCTACACATCCGGCTCGACCGGCAAGCCGAAGGGGGTCGCGCTCTCCCACCGGCACGCGGCGAGCTTCGTGGATTGGTGCTCCGAGACCTTCGAGCCTCGCGAAACCGACCGCTTCTCATCTCATGCGCCGTTTCATTTCGATCTCTCGATTCACGACATCCATGTCTCCTTGAAGCACGGGGCGGCCCTCGTCCTCTTCGGCGAGGCGGTCGGGAAGGATCCCGGGAGCCTCGCTTCCCTGATCGCCGAGAAGAGGATCTCGATCTGGTACTCGACGCCGTCGATCCTCACGCTTCTCGTCCAGTACTGCGGCCTCGAGAAGCTCGAGGTTCCGGCCCTTCGCTTGGTTCTCTTCGCCGGCGAAGTTTTTCCCATCAAGCATCTTCGGACGATCAAGACGCTCTGGCCCCGCCCGTGCTACGCGAACCTTTACGGGCCGACGGAAACGAACGTGTGTACCTGGTACGAGATCCCGCGCGAGATACCCGCCGATCGAACCGAGCCCTATCCGATCGGGAAAGCCTGTTCGCACTGCCGGACGAAGGTGGTGGATCCCGATGGGAAGGACGTGCCGCCGGGGAACGAAGGGGAGCTCGTCGTGGCGGGTCCGGCTGTCCTCAGCGAGTACTGGAACCTCCCGGAGCAGACCTCCCGCGCCTTCCTTGTCGATGGCTCGGGGGAGCGCTGGTACAAGACCGGCGATCTCGTGATCGAGGAGGCGAACGGAGATTACGCCTTCCTCGGGCGGCGCGATCGGATGGTCAAGCGGCGCGACTACCGGGTCGAGCTCGGCGAGATCGAGGCGGGGCTCTACAAGCATCCGGCGATCGAGGAAGCGGCCGCGATCGGAGCGGAGGACGAGGAGTCCGGCGTGCGGATTCTCGTCTTCCTGAAGTGCGCGGGAAGCGAGCGGCCCTCGATCGTCGAGCTCAAACGCTTCAGCGCCGAGAACCTCCCCCGCTACATGATCCCGGACGAATTCCGCTTCGTCGACGTGATCCCCAAGACATCGACCGACAAGATCGACTATCAAAGACTGAAGGAGATGAAGGCATGA